One stretch of Halobacillus litoralis DNA includes these proteins:
- a CDS encoding TRAP transporter permease, with protein sequence MEVRDVTKKDNKEVDKQEMMKKYDKESTFRTNLGPWGWVTLILGSALTIFQLYTAYRGAYVSLIQGAIHLGAALCLVYLLYPIKSSLTGKRGIPWYDLIFAAIALYANFYIIQNYDRLINDAIIFGFTYMDQFVATAGILLLLEATRRVVGLPIVIIAIVALLYGMFGNFIPIIGHAGNDWPTLATKMFFSSSAIFGIPIQISSTYIFLFLFFGVILVKTNIGQFFNDLALRLTGKYTGGTAKAAVAASGLQGMVSGSSVANTVGSGSFTIPMMKNAGFKPHFAAASEASASTGGQLMPPIMGAAAFIMASYTGIPYNEIIVIAIVPALLYFSGVFLGTHFEARKQNIRGLSKEELPKTNKLVKRLDLFLPLVIIIGFLLAGRTPTYAALFAIVTAFVISFFRKETRMSLKGIIKLLEEGARVALPVIAACATAGIIAGTVTTTGLGPKIAGGIIDLAQGQFFLVMFFTMIACIILGMGLPTTANYVVTATMAAPALLAFDVPVIAVHMFVFYFGIVADITPPVCLAAYAGAGIAGANPMKAGVTAVKLAIAAFIIPYVFVTNPILLLQGDVNAFNLSISVITALLGMAAISSALIGFFATKVTWVERIALVACGLMLVYPNLIISLIGLGVFGAISVFQYVKSKKEDSSKQEAVV encoded by the coding sequence ATGGAGGTAAGAGACGTGACGAAAAAAGATAACAAGGAAGTTGACAAGCAGGAAATGATGAAAAAATACGACAAAGAGAGCACATTCCGCACAAACCTCGGTCCCTGGGGTTGGGTGACTTTGATCCTTGGTAGTGCACTGACTATTTTCCAGCTTTATACCGCTTACCGTGGAGCTTATGTTTCACTCATCCAAGGTGCCATTCACCTGGGCGCGGCTCTATGCTTAGTCTATCTCCTCTATCCGATTAAATCTTCTTTGACGGGCAAACGTGGCATCCCATGGTATGATCTTATCTTTGCTGCAATCGCTCTATATGCGAACTTTTATATCATTCAAAATTATGACCGTCTCATCAATGATGCGATTATATTCGGCTTCACCTATATGGATCAATTTGTTGCAACCGCCGGCATCCTTTTGTTACTTGAAGCAACTAGGCGAGTCGTCGGACTTCCAATTGTCATCATAGCTATTGTCGCCCTGCTCTATGGCATGTTCGGGAACTTCATTCCGATCATTGGTCACGCAGGTAATGACTGGCCTACGCTCGCAACAAAGATGTTTTTCAGTTCTAGTGCTATATTTGGTATTCCGATTCAAATATCGTCGACCTATATTTTTCTATTTCTTTTCTTCGGAGTCATTCTCGTCAAAACGAACATTGGACAGTTTTTCAATGATCTAGCCCTTCGCTTAACAGGAAAATATACGGGCGGAACGGCCAAAGCTGCGGTTGCGGCAAGTGGGCTTCAAGGAATGGTAAGCGGAAGCTCTGTCGCCAATACTGTGGGCTCTGGATCGTTTACCATTCCGATGATGAAAAATGCAGGCTTCAAACCTCACTTTGCCGCAGCCTCGGAAGCTTCTGCCTCAACCGGAGGGCAGCTTATGCCGCCGATCATGGGCGCCGCAGCATTCATCATGGCATCTTATACGGGAATCCCTTATAACGAAATCATCGTCATTGCGATTGTACCCGCTCTTTTGTATTTTTCAGGGGTCTTTTTAGGCACACACTTTGAGGCAAGAAAACAAAATATCCGAGGGCTTTCAAAAGAAGAACTCCCTAAAACGAATAAACTGGTCAAACGATTGGACTTGTTCCTTCCGCTCGTCATCATTATCGGATTCCTGCTTGCAGGACGGACTCCAACGTATGCCGCTTTATTTGCTATCGTGACAGCCTTTGTAATCAGTTTTTTCCGTAAAGAAACACGCATGTCATTGAAAGGAATCATCAAATTGCTTGAAGAAGGAGCACGTGTCGCCCTCCCCGTCATCGCTGCCTGTGCGACTGCAGGAATCATTGCCGGGACAGTAACGACTACAGGCCTGGGCCCTAAAATTGCCGGAGGAATTATCGATCTTGCTCAAGGGCAGTTTTTCCTTGTCATGTTCTTCACAATGATTGCCTGTATTATTTTAGGGATGGGGCTCCCTACGACAGCCAACTATGTCGTAACCGCTACGATGGCGGCTCCAGCCTTATTAGCATTTGATGTTCCGGTTATTGCCGTTCACATGTTTGTCTTCTATTTCGGAATTGTCGCAGACATCACCCCTCCGGTTTGTCTCGCTGCTTATGCAGGAGCAGGAATTGCCGGGGCCAATCCGATGAAAGCTGGTGTAACCGCGGTAAAACTGGCAATTGCTGCGTTTATCATCCCGTATGTGTTCGTCACTAACCCGATTTTATTACTGCAGGGGGACGTCAATGCATTCAACTTATCTATCAGTGTCATCACAGCCTTATTAGGAATGGCGGCCATCAGTTCCGCCCTGATTGGATTCTTCGCCACGAAAGTCACATGGGTGGAACGAATCGCACTCGTCGCTTGTGGACTGATGCTCGTTTATCCGAATCTGATCATCTCCCTCATTGGATTAGGCGTCTTCGGAGCCATTTCTGTTTTCCAATATGTAAAAAGCAAAAAGGAGGATTCCTCAAAGCAAGAAGCTGTCGTGTGA
- a CDS encoding EamA family transporter, with the protein MKGKGKGMTLVLFGAASFGFTPIFVKTGFSLGYTLGELNIVQMVVAFVFLWLISFFKRISLKGTSRNDLFKIMLTGTSVGLTSIFYYGAMQYLPASIAIILLFQFVWIGMFYEWIFTRVIPTKINFLSLVVTLLGVVCASGVIGGGFFDIPIAGLLLGLLSGFSYAGFVFFSGQVATKTSPIARSALMVTGSLVLVLVVFAQDLPTLPLLEGQLWIIGAGVALVGAVIPPLFFAQGAPLISGRLANVLSSIELPVAIVSAMIILSESVSLTQWVGVALIVTAIFINELGGLWLKGKLERKSQTS; encoded by the coding sequence ATGAAAGGGAAAGGGAAAGGGATGACTCTCGTTCTCTTCGGGGCTGCGAGCTTTGGGTTCACACCGATTTTTGTGAAGACGGGTTTTTCTTTAGGGTATACGCTCGGGGAACTGAACATAGTGCAAATGGTGGTCGCCTTTGTATTTTTATGGTTAATCAGTTTCTTCAAAAGGATTTCTTTGAAAGGAACGAGCAGAAACGATCTTTTCAAAATCATGTTGACAGGCACATCCGTTGGTTTGACCAGCATCTTTTATTATGGTGCGATGCAGTATTTACCAGCATCAATTGCCATTATTCTATTATTTCAATTCGTATGGATTGGAATGTTTTACGAATGGATTTTTACAAGAGTTATTCCTACAAAGATCAATTTCCTTTCATTGGTTGTGACCCTCCTTGGAGTAGTGTGCGCCTCTGGTGTGATAGGTGGAGGCTTTTTTGATATTCCAATAGCAGGACTTTTGCTTGGACTGCTCTCCGGCTTTTCTTATGCAGGTTTTGTCTTTTTCAGCGGACAGGTCGCGACAAAAACCTCCCCCATAGCAAGAAGTGCGCTGATGGTGACCGGCTCGCTGGTTCTTGTGTTGGTGGTTTTTGCTCAAGACCTCCCAACACTTCCTCTATTAGAGGGGCAGCTGTGGATCATAGGTGCAGGTGTGGCTTTAGTAGGCGCGGTCATCCCTCCATTATTTTTTGCTCAGGGTGCTCCGTTGATTTCTGGAAGACTTGCGAATGTCTTGAGTTCTATTGAACTTCCAGTGGCCATCGTTTCAGCCATGATCATCCTTTCTGAATCTGTTTCCTTGACTCAGTGGGTGGGAGTGGCTTTGATCGTAACAGCAATTTTCATTAATGAGCTGGGAGGGTTATGGCTTAAAGGGAAACTGGAAAGAAAAAGCCAGACCTCGTAA